ACGCCGGTCTCGTCGAACATCGCCTTGATGCGGTGCGGGTCGTAGGCGTCGCCGTTGCCGAAGAACGGGATGTCGCGGACGCCCTCTTCTTTGATCCGGCGGAGCCACTCCCAGCGCGCCTCGCCCTTGTACATCTGCGAGCGCGTGCGGGCGTGGACGGCGAGCGCGGCGACGCCCGTCTCTTCGAGCATCCGCGCCACGTCGAGGATCTGGATCGAGTGGTCGTCCCAGCCCAGCCGGGTTTTGACGGTGACCGGCCGCGTGGCCTCTTCGATCACGGCGGCGGTGATGGCCTGCATCTTCGGCAGATTGCGCAGGATGCCCGCGCCGCCGTCCTTACAGACGACCTTCTTGACCGGGCACCCGAAGTTGATGTCAATAATGTCCGGCCCGGCCGCATCGACAATGCGCGTCGCCTCGCGGACCTGGTCGATCTCGCCGCCGAAGATCTGGATGCCGAGCGGGCGCTCCTGCTCGTAGAAATCGAGCTTGCGGACGCTGCCCTCGGCGCCATAGGTCAGGCCGCCGGACGAGATGAACTCGGTGTAGAGGAGGTCCGCGCCGTACCGCTTGCAGAGGATGCGGAACGGCGGGTCGCTCACGTCCTCCATCGGGGCGAGGAGGAGCGGACGGTCGGGAAGCTGGATGGGGCCGATGTTCATCGAGAGGCGCGGCGGGCGGAAGCGGGCTGTACCGAACGGATCACGGTTATCCCGCCCTCCTGTTCCGCCTCCGTTGTAACCTCACGGAGGGCGCATCGTACGACAGAGCGACTTTTCACCCTCCGCGCCGCCCAATGATCACCGCTCTCGCCCTCGTCTCGCTCGTCACGACTGTGCTGCTCACGGCTCTCGCCGTGCTCAACGGCATCCTCGCCCTGCTCGCCACGATCTCCGTGTGGAAGGCGTACCTCGTGCTCGGGACGAAGGTGCTGCTGACGGTGCTCATTTGCATCCCCGTCGTCGGG
The sequence above is a segment of the Rhodothermales bacterium genome. Coding sequences within it:
- the dusB gene encoding tRNA dihydrouridine synthase DusB, with the protein product MNIGPIQLPDRPLLLAPMEDVSDPPFRILCKRYGADLLYTEFISSGGLTYGAEGSVRKLDFYEQERPLGIQIFGGEIDQVREATRIVDAAGPDIIDINFGCPVKKVVCKDGGAGILRNLPKMQAITAAVIEEATRPVTVKTRLGWDDHSIQILDVARMLEETGVAALAVHARTRSQMYKGEARWEWLRRIKEEGVRDIPFFGNGDAYDPHRIKAMFDETGVDGVMIGRGAIGNPWVFRDARAFLDTGEVPDPPSWDERVGVVAEHLQLKCEWLEERKGVLEMRRMYGGYFKGLRNASKLRMLLMEQSELDGVLEVLLNFREDEPEVQVAVARAVKPARLPKKVAANLPRPSREAAEV